One Equus przewalskii isolate Varuska unplaced genomic scaffold, EquPr2 contig_R2118, whole genome shotgun sequence genomic window carries:
- the USP51 gene encoding ubiquitin carboxyl-terminal hydrolase 51, producing MEEEAAAVGAAKACSGHGAEEMKLEPLQERKPAPEENLTWSGSDSGDDEKVLPSTPPHCQSSSSPLCLRRKPRPRPQRWARSRARPGTSAPPLPPARPLPPPQSQPRPWRRSRRRSRLGSRPQTRRSCSGDLGGSGDRGGLGDWLLELEFDQGPSGCSHVESFKVAKNWQKNLRLIYQRFVWSGTPETRKRKAKSCICHVCSTHMNRLHSCLSCVFFGCFTEKHIHKHAETKQHNLAVDLYHGVVYCFMCKDYVYDRDIEQIAKETKGKILKLLISISTDVSQQQCMTSGVEEKQTICELKEQEPKLVKPKKKRRKKSVYTVGLRGLINLGNTCFMNCIVQALTHIPLLKDFFLSDKHKCIMTSPSLCLVCEMSSLFHAMYSGSRTPHIPYKLLHLIWIHAEHLAGYRQQDAHEFLIAILDVLHRHSKDDSVGQEANNPNCCNCIIDQIFTGGLQSDVTCQACHSVSTTIDPCWDISLDLPGSYATFGSQSPERADSTVSRDDHVPGIPSLTDCLQWFTRPEHLGSSAKIKCSSCQSYQESTKQLTMKKLPIVACFHLKRFEHVGKQRRKINTFISFPLELDMTPFLASTKDSRMEGQLPTDCAPNENKYSLFAVINHHGTLESGHYTSFIRQQKDQWFSCDDAVITKATIEDLLYSEGYLLFYHKQGVEKD from the coding sequence atggaggaggaggcggcggcggtgGGGGCTGCGAAGGCGTGTTCAGGCCACGGAGCtgaggagatgaagctggagcCACTACAAGAGCGTAAGCCCGCACCTGAGGAGAACTTGACGTGGAGCGGTAGCGACAGCGGCGACGACGAGAAGGTGCTCCCTTCAACCCCCCCTCACTGTCAGAGCAGTTCCTCTCCCCTTTGCCTGCGCCGCAAGCCCCGCCCTCGGCCCCAGCGCTGGGCCCGCTCCCGAGCCCGTCCCGGGACCTCGGCCCCACCTCTACCTCCAGCCcgtcctcttcctccacctcagtCCCAGCCACGGCCCTGGCGCAGATCTCGGCGTAGATCCCGGCTGGGTTCCAGGCCCCAGACACGGCGAAGCTGTTCTGGTGACCTAGGCGGCTCTGGGGATCGAGGTGGCTTAGGGGACTGGTTACTGGAGTTGGAGTTTGATCAGGGTCCCTCGGGCTGTTCTCATGTGGAGAGCTTTAAAGTAGCCAAGAACTGGCAGAAGAACCTGCGGTTGATCTACCAGCGTTTCGTTTGGAGTGGGACCCCAGAGACTAGGAAACGTAAGGCAAAGTCGTGCATCTGTCATGTATGTAGTACCCATATGAACAGACTCCACTCTTGTCTCTCCTGTGTCTTTTTTGGCTGCTTTACTGAGAAACATATTCACAAACATGCAGAAACAAAACAGCACAATTTAGCAGTAGACCTCTATCATGGGGTTGTATATTGCTTTATGTGTAAGGATTACGTATATGACAGAGACATAGAACAGATTGCCAAAGAAACGAAAGGGAAAATTTTGAAGTTATTAATTTCCATCTCAACAGATGTTTCTCAACAACAGTGTATGACATCAGGTGTTGAAGAGAAGCAAACAATCTGTGAGTTAAAAGAACAGGAACCAAAACTGGTGAAAcccaagaaaaagaggagaaaaaagtcagTCTATACTGTGGGCCTAAGAGGGCTAATCAATCTTGGAAACACTTGCTTTATGAATTGTATTGTCCAGGCACTTACCCATATTCCTCTACTGAaagatttcttcctctctgacaagcacaaatgtataatgacaagCCCCAGCTTGTGTCTTGTCTGTGAAATGTCTTCGCTTTTTCATGCTATGTACTCTGGGAGCCGAACTCCTCACATTCCCTATAAGTTACTGCACCTAATATGGATTCATGCAGAACACTTAGCGGGATACAGGCAGCAGGATGCTCATGAGTTCCTTATTGCAATATTAGATGTGCTGCATAGACACAGCAAAGATGATAGTGTTGGGCAGGAGGCCAATAACCCCAACTGCTGTAACTGCATCATAGACCAAATCTTTACAGGTGGCTTGCAGTCAGATGTCACATGTCAGGCTTGCCATAGCGTCTCTACCACAATAGATCCATGCTGGGACATCAGTCTGGATTTGCCTGGCTCTTATGCCACATTCGGTTCCCAGAGTCCAGAGAGGGCTGACAGCACAGTGAGTAGGGATGACCACGTACCAGGAATCCCCTCACTCACAGACTGCCTGCAGTGGTTTACAAGGCCAGAGCACCTTGGAAGCAGTGCTAAAATCAAATGCAGTAGTTGCCAAAGCTACCAGGAGTCTACCAAACAGCTCACAATGAAGAAATTACCCATTGTGGCCTGTTTTCATCTCAAGCGGTTTGAACATGTAGGCAAGCAGAGGCGAAAGATTAATACTTTTATCTCCTTTCCCTTGGAGCTGGACATGACTCCATTTTTGGCCTCCACTAAAGACAGCAGAATGGAAGGCCAGCTGCCAACAGATTGTGCACCCAATGAGAATAAGTATTCCTTGTTTGCAGTGATTAATCACCATGGAACTTTGGAAAGTGGACACTACACCAGCTTTATCCGGCAACAAAAGGACCAGTGGTTCAGCTGTGATGATGCTGTCATCACCAAGGCTACCATTGAGGACTTACTCTACAGTGAAGGATATTTACTATTCTATCACAAACAGGGTGTAGAGAAAGACTAG